The Aethina tumida isolate Nest 87 chromosome 6, icAetTumi1.1, whole genome shotgun sequence genome has a segment encoding these proteins:
- the LOC109606410 gene encoding kinesin-like protein KIF17 isoform X1 yields MAENVRVIVRCRPMNKKEQELNCKCVVRMNDCVVETWDPNEGPSFPKTFTFDSTYDQDSSTENIYNDICYPLIESVLEGYNATIFVYGQTGCGKSFTMEGLKNGSQKGVISRTFDHIFEAIAVTTGVKYLALVSYLEIYNEQIRDLLQPSEKITNSNSLNLKETPNEGVTVPGLTSHPVHNASECENFLNMGSKNRMIGATLMNQNSSRSHSIFTISIEQLSNVNNNESIRKGKLNLVDLAGSERQTKTGATGERLKEATKINLSLSALGNVISALVDGKAKHIPYRDSKLTRLLQDSLGGNTKTLMIACISPSDRDYIETLSTLRYANRAKNISNKPKVNEDPKDTILRQYQEEIERLKSLLGDQKPQNYLEIEDLTNEPVEEKLDEKRDQLLKEYQEEMRKLKSLHETEKTEKENVLKQIENIREEYERNIQQLNEEKASKACSQEEIVKRIEVLKAAMIGGEKAGDKELSERRKRKKQEAEKRASVIAHLLAKIDQNEDRELLQNQYKDISQELNLKTEALRRYRHKVKLLEKEIGDIQGEFEAERQDYLETIRKQEKNLKLLSQISEKLSGTLKKDCNYSDLEAIKEQAIWLDDSQKYKLPDVIFPRTKLPPPGRVLDIQTAPGRLQYDSFDEEGKKSTEPNNDLIENYFQPTTKRANELLNQSSKINASTVFNKWRGANAFSDYAKRNRSTENLTQVLTPPGTSKNLNNSYSGLNNLWLNGTSSINPDTNYRRPFRLEALPNIATRPRLGKLNKLEFL; encoded by the exons ATGGCAGAAAACGTGCGAGTGATTGTGAGATGTCGGCCCATGAACAAAAAGGAACAGGAGCTCAATTGCAAA TGCGTGGTGCGCATGAACGATTGCGTGGTGGAAACGTGGGACCCAAACGAAGGACCATCGTTCCCCAAGACGTTCACCTTCGACTCGACCTACGACCAAGACTCGAGCACCGAGAACATCTACAACGACATTTGTTACCCCCTAATagaa AGTGTTTTGGAGGGTTACAACGCAACTATTTTCGTGTATGGTCAAACTGGCTGCGGCAAATCCTTCACCATGGAAGGCTTAAAGAACGGCAGTCAGAAAGGGGTGATTTCACGAACGTTCGACCACATTTTCGAAGCAATCGCCGTCACTACAGGCGTCAAATACTTGGCTTTGGTCAGCTATTTGGAAATCTACAATGAGCAGATCAGGGATTTGCTGCAACCAAGTGAGAAAATTACGAATTCCAACTCCTTAAACCTCAAAGAAACCCCCAACGAAGGAGTAACTGTTCCTG gtTTGACGTCTCACCCCGTTCACAACGCAAGTGAATGTGAGAACTTCCTAAACATGGGGTCAAAAAATCGCATGATAGGGGCCACACTGATGAACCAAAACAGTTCAAGGTCCCATAGTATATTCACCATTAGCATAGAACAACTCTCCAACGTCAACAACAACGAAAGCATCCGCAAGGGTAAATTAAACCTAGTTGACTTGGCTGGAAGCGAAAGACAAACTAAAACTGGGGCGACAGGCGAAAGACTGAAGGAGGCGACTAAGATTAATTTAAGTCTGAGTGCTTTGGGCAACGTTATTTCAGCCTTAGTCGATGGAAAGGCCAAACATATTCCATATCGGGACTCCAAGCTCACCAGACTGTTACAG gATTCCCTGGGGGGCAACACGAAAACGTTGATGATAGCCTGCATCAGCCCCTCAGACAGGGACTACATAGAAACCCTGTCGACCTTACGTTACGCCAACAGGGCGAAAAACATAAGCAACAAACCTAAAGTGAACGAAGACCCAAAGGACACAATCCTGAGGCAATACCAGGAAGAAATAGAACGACTAAAAAGCCTTTTGGGCGACCAAAAGCCTCAAAACTATCTGGAAATCGAAGACCTAACCAATGAGCCGGTTGAAGAAAAGCTGGATGAAAAGCGTGACCAGCTGTTAAAAGAATACCAGGAGGAGATGAGGAAGCTGAAGAGCCTGCACGAGActgaaaaaactgaaaaagagAACGTGTTAAAGCAAATCGAGAACATACGCGAGGAGTACGAGAGGAACATCCAACAGCTGAACGAAGAGAAGGCCAGCAAGGCGTGTTCGCAGGAGGAAATCGTGAAGAGGATCGAGGTGTTGAAGGCGGCGATGATTGGAGGGGAAAAGGCTGGCGACAAGGAACTGTCGGAGCGGAGGAAACGCAAGAAACAGGAGGCGGAGAAGAGGGCGAGCGTGATTGCCCACCTGCTGGCCAAAATCGACCAGAACGAGGACAGGGAGCTGCTCCAGAATCAGTACAAGGACATCAGTCAGGAGCTGAACCTCAAAACTGAGGCGTTGAGGAGGTATCGGCACAAAGTCAAGCTGTTGGAGAAGGAAATCGGCGACATTCAGGGGGAGTTTGAGGCGGAACGACAGGATTATTTGGAGACGATCAGGAAGCAGGAAAAAAATCTGAAGTTGCTATCGCAAATTTCTGAAAAACTTTCTGGTACTTTGAAAAAAGACTGCAACTATAG tgatTTAGAAGCAATAAAGGAACAAGCAATTTGGTTGGATGACTCGCAGAAGTACAAGTTACCAGATGTGATTTTTCCAAGAACTAAACTACCACCACCAG GTAGAGTACTAGATATTCAGACAGCACCAGGTCGTTTACAGTACGACTCTTTCGATGAGGAAGGAAAG AAATCGACCGAACCCAACAATGATCTGATCGAGAACTACTTTCAACCCACCACCAAACGTGCCAACGAACTCCTCAACCAATCGTCCAAAATCAACGCCTCGACCGTCTTCAACAAGTGGCGGG GGGCAAACGCGTTTTCAGATTACGCCAAAAGGAACAGGAGCACCGAAAACTTGACGCAAGTCCTGACACCGCCCGGCACTTCCAAAAACCTGAACAACAGCTACTCAGGCCTCAACAATCTTTGGTTGAATG GTACTTCTTCGATAAACCCGGACACGAACTACCGTAGACCTTTTCGACTGGAAGCTCTGCCAAACATTGCGACCCGTCCCCGACTGGGGAAGCTGAACAAGCTCGAGTTTCTATAG
- the LOC109606410 gene encoding osmotic avoidance abnormal protein 3 isoform X5, with protein MAENVRVIVRCRPMNKKEQELNCKCVVRMNDCVVETWDPNEGPSFPKTFTFDSTYDQDSSTENIYNDICYPLIESVLEGYNATIFVYGQTGCGKSFTMEGLKNGSQKGVISRTFDHIFEAIAVTTGVKYLALVSYLEIYNEQIRDLLQPSEKITNSNSLNLKETPNEGVTVPGLTSHPVHNASECENFLNMGSKNRMIGATLMNQNSSRSHSIFTISIEQLSNVNNNESIRKGKLNLVDLAGSERQTKTGATGERLKEATKINLSLSALGNVISALVDGKAKHIPYRDSKLTRLLQDSLGGNTKTLMIACISPSDRDYIETLSTLRYANRAKNISNKPKVNEDPKDTILRQYQEEIERLKSLLGDQKPQNYLEIEDLTNEPVEEKLDEKRDQLLKEYQEEMRKLKSLHETEKTEKENVLKQIENIREEYERNIQQLNEEKASKACSQEEIVKRIEVLKAAMIGGEKAGDKELSERRKRKKQEAEKRASVIAHLLAKIDQNEDRELLQNQYKDISQELNLKTEALRRYRHKVKLLEKEIGDIQGEFEAERQDYLETIRKQEKNLKLLSQISEKLSGTLKKDCNYSDLEAIKEQAIWLDDSQKYKLPDVIFPRTKLPPPGRVLDIQTAPGRLQYDSFDEEGKKSTEPNNDLIENYFQPTTKRANELLNQSSKINASTVFNKWRGANAFSDYAKRNRSTENLTQVLTPPGTSKNLNNSYSGLNNLWLNDLFDWKLCQTLRPVPDWGS; from the exons ATGGCAGAAAACGTGCGAGTGATTGTGAGATGTCGGCCCATGAACAAAAAGGAACAGGAGCTCAATTGCAAA TGCGTGGTGCGCATGAACGATTGCGTGGTGGAAACGTGGGACCCAAACGAAGGACCATCGTTCCCCAAGACGTTCACCTTCGACTCGACCTACGACCAAGACTCGAGCACCGAGAACATCTACAACGACATTTGTTACCCCCTAATagaa AGTGTTTTGGAGGGTTACAACGCAACTATTTTCGTGTATGGTCAAACTGGCTGCGGCAAATCCTTCACCATGGAAGGCTTAAAGAACGGCAGTCAGAAAGGGGTGATTTCACGAACGTTCGACCACATTTTCGAAGCAATCGCCGTCACTACAGGCGTCAAATACTTGGCTTTGGTCAGCTATTTGGAAATCTACAATGAGCAGATCAGGGATTTGCTGCAACCAAGTGAGAAAATTACGAATTCCAACTCCTTAAACCTCAAAGAAACCCCCAACGAAGGAGTAACTGTTCCTG gtTTGACGTCTCACCCCGTTCACAACGCAAGTGAATGTGAGAACTTCCTAAACATGGGGTCAAAAAATCGCATGATAGGGGCCACACTGATGAACCAAAACAGTTCAAGGTCCCATAGTATATTCACCATTAGCATAGAACAACTCTCCAACGTCAACAACAACGAAAGCATCCGCAAGGGTAAATTAAACCTAGTTGACTTGGCTGGAAGCGAAAGACAAACTAAAACTGGGGCGACAGGCGAAAGACTGAAGGAGGCGACTAAGATTAATTTAAGTCTGAGTGCTTTGGGCAACGTTATTTCAGCCTTAGTCGATGGAAAGGCCAAACATATTCCATATCGGGACTCCAAGCTCACCAGACTGTTACAG gATTCCCTGGGGGGCAACACGAAAACGTTGATGATAGCCTGCATCAGCCCCTCAGACAGGGACTACATAGAAACCCTGTCGACCTTACGTTACGCCAACAGGGCGAAAAACATAAGCAACAAACCTAAAGTGAACGAAGACCCAAAGGACACAATCCTGAGGCAATACCAGGAAGAAATAGAACGACTAAAAAGCCTTTTGGGCGACCAAAAGCCTCAAAACTATCTGGAAATCGAAGACCTAACCAATGAGCCGGTTGAAGAAAAGCTGGATGAAAAGCGTGACCAGCTGTTAAAAGAATACCAGGAGGAGATGAGGAAGCTGAAGAGCCTGCACGAGActgaaaaaactgaaaaagagAACGTGTTAAAGCAAATCGAGAACATACGCGAGGAGTACGAGAGGAACATCCAACAGCTGAACGAAGAGAAGGCCAGCAAGGCGTGTTCGCAGGAGGAAATCGTGAAGAGGATCGAGGTGTTGAAGGCGGCGATGATTGGAGGGGAAAAGGCTGGCGACAAGGAACTGTCGGAGCGGAGGAAACGCAAGAAACAGGAGGCGGAGAAGAGGGCGAGCGTGATTGCCCACCTGCTGGCCAAAATCGACCAGAACGAGGACAGGGAGCTGCTCCAGAATCAGTACAAGGACATCAGTCAGGAGCTGAACCTCAAAACTGAGGCGTTGAGGAGGTATCGGCACAAAGTCAAGCTGTTGGAGAAGGAAATCGGCGACATTCAGGGGGAGTTTGAGGCGGAACGACAGGATTATTTGGAGACGATCAGGAAGCAGGAAAAAAATCTGAAGTTGCTATCGCAAATTTCTGAAAAACTTTCTGGTACTTTGAAAAAAGACTGCAACTATAG tgatTTAGAAGCAATAAAGGAACAAGCAATTTGGTTGGATGACTCGCAGAAGTACAAGTTACCAGATGTGATTTTTCCAAGAACTAAACTACCACCACCAG GTAGAGTACTAGATATTCAGACAGCACCAGGTCGTTTACAGTACGACTCTTTCGATGAGGAAGGAAAG AAATCGACCGAACCCAACAATGATCTGATCGAGAACTACTTTCAACCCACCACCAAACGTGCCAACGAACTCCTCAACCAATCGTCCAAAATCAACGCCTCGACCGTCTTCAACAAGTGGCGGG GGGCAAACGCGTTTTCAGATTACGCCAAAAGGAACAGGAGCACCGAAAACTTGACGCAAGTCCTGACACCGCCCGGCACTTCCAAAAACCTGAACAACAGCTACTCAGGCCTCAACAATCTTTGGTTGAATG ACCTTTTCGACTGGAAGCTCTGCCAAACATTGCGACCCGTCCCCGACTGGGGAAGCTGA
- the LOC109606410 gene encoding osmotic avoidance abnormal protein 3 isoform X6: MAENVRVIVRCRPMNKKEQELNCKCVVRMNDCVVETWDPNEGPSFPKTFTFDSTYDQDSSTENIYNDICYPLIESVLEGYNATIFVYGQTGCGKSFTMEGLKNGSQKGVISRTFDHIFEAIAVTTGVKYLALVSYLEIYNEQIRDLLQPSEKITNSNSLNLKETPNEGVTVPGLTSHPVHNASECENFLNMGSKNRMIGATLMNQNSSRSHSIFTISIEQLSNVNNNESIRKGKLNLVDLAGSERQTKTGATGERLKEATKINLSLSALGNVISALVDGKAKHIPYRDSKLTRLLQDSLGGNTKTLMIACISPSDRDYIETLSTLRYANRAKNISNKPKVNEDPKDTILRQYQEEIERLKSLLGDQKPQNYLEIEDLTNEPVEEKLDEKRDQLLKEYQEEMRKLKSLHETEKTEKENVLKQIENIREEYERNIQQLNEEKASKACSQEEIVKRIEVLKAAMIGGEKAGDKELSERRKRKKQEAEKRASVIAHLLAKIDQNEDRELLQNQYKDISQELNLKTEALRRYRHKVKLLEKEIGDIQGEFEAERQDYLETIRKQEKNLKLLSQISEKLSGTLKKDCNYSDLEAIKEQAIWLDDSQKYKLPDVIFPRTKLPPPGRVLDIQTAPGRLQYDSFDEEGKDKTTTGHLRVERS, encoded by the exons ATGGCAGAAAACGTGCGAGTGATTGTGAGATGTCGGCCCATGAACAAAAAGGAACAGGAGCTCAATTGCAAA TGCGTGGTGCGCATGAACGATTGCGTGGTGGAAACGTGGGACCCAAACGAAGGACCATCGTTCCCCAAGACGTTCACCTTCGACTCGACCTACGACCAAGACTCGAGCACCGAGAACATCTACAACGACATTTGTTACCCCCTAATagaa AGTGTTTTGGAGGGTTACAACGCAACTATTTTCGTGTATGGTCAAACTGGCTGCGGCAAATCCTTCACCATGGAAGGCTTAAAGAACGGCAGTCAGAAAGGGGTGATTTCACGAACGTTCGACCACATTTTCGAAGCAATCGCCGTCACTACAGGCGTCAAATACTTGGCTTTGGTCAGCTATTTGGAAATCTACAATGAGCAGATCAGGGATTTGCTGCAACCAAGTGAGAAAATTACGAATTCCAACTCCTTAAACCTCAAAGAAACCCCCAACGAAGGAGTAACTGTTCCTG gtTTGACGTCTCACCCCGTTCACAACGCAAGTGAATGTGAGAACTTCCTAAACATGGGGTCAAAAAATCGCATGATAGGGGCCACACTGATGAACCAAAACAGTTCAAGGTCCCATAGTATATTCACCATTAGCATAGAACAACTCTCCAACGTCAACAACAACGAAAGCATCCGCAAGGGTAAATTAAACCTAGTTGACTTGGCTGGAAGCGAAAGACAAACTAAAACTGGGGCGACAGGCGAAAGACTGAAGGAGGCGACTAAGATTAATTTAAGTCTGAGTGCTTTGGGCAACGTTATTTCAGCCTTAGTCGATGGAAAGGCCAAACATATTCCATATCGGGACTCCAAGCTCACCAGACTGTTACAG gATTCCCTGGGGGGCAACACGAAAACGTTGATGATAGCCTGCATCAGCCCCTCAGACAGGGACTACATAGAAACCCTGTCGACCTTACGTTACGCCAACAGGGCGAAAAACATAAGCAACAAACCTAAAGTGAACGAAGACCCAAAGGACACAATCCTGAGGCAATACCAGGAAGAAATAGAACGACTAAAAAGCCTTTTGGGCGACCAAAAGCCTCAAAACTATCTGGAAATCGAAGACCTAACCAATGAGCCGGTTGAAGAAAAGCTGGATGAAAAGCGTGACCAGCTGTTAAAAGAATACCAGGAGGAGATGAGGAAGCTGAAGAGCCTGCACGAGActgaaaaaactgaaaaagagAACGTGTTAAAGCAAATCGAGAACATACGCGAGGAGTACGAGAGGAACATCCAACAGCTGAACGAAGAGAAGGCCAGCAAGGCGTGTTCGCAGGAGGAAATCGTGAAGAGGATCGAGGTGTTGAAGGCGGCGATGATTGGAGGGGAAAAGGCTGGCGACAAGGAACTGTCGGAGCGGAGGAAACGCAAGAAACAGGAGGCGGAGAAGAGGGCGAGCGTGATTGCCCACCTGCTGGCCAAAATCGACCAGAACGAGGACAGGGAGCTGCTCCAGAATCAGTACAAGGACATCAGTCAGGAGCTGAACCTCAAAACTGAGGCGTTGAGGAGGTATCGGCACAAAGTCAAGCTGTTGGAGAAGGAAATCGGCGACATTCAGGGGGAGTTTGAGGCGGAACGACAGGATTATTTGGAGACGATCAGGAAGCAGGAAAAAAATCTGAAGTTGCTATCGCAAATTTCTGAAAAACTTTCTGGTACTTTGAAAAAAGACTGCAACTATAG tgatTTAGAAGCAATAAAGGAACAAGCAATTTGGTTGGATGACTCGCAGAAGTACAAGTTACCAGATGTGATTTTTCCAAGAACTAAACTACCACCACCAG GTAGAGTACTAGATATTCAGACAGCACCAGGTCGTTTACAGTACGACTCTTTCGATGAGGAAGGAAAG GACAAAACCACAACCGGACACCTTCGAGTAGAACGGTCGTAG
- the LOC109606410 gene encoding osmotic avoidance abnormal protein 3 isoform X3, whose amino-acid sequence MAENVRVIVRCRPMNKKEQELNCKCVVRMNDCVVETWDPNEGPSFPKTFTFDSTYDQDSSTENIYNDICYPLIESVLEGYNATIFVYGQTGCGKSFTMEGLKNGSQKGVISRTFDHIFEAIAVTTGVKYLALVSYLEIYNEQIRDLLQPSEKITNSNSLNLKETPNEGVTVPGLTSHPVHNASECENFLNMGSKNRMIGATLMNQNSSRSHSIFTISIEQLSNVNNNESIRKGKLNLVDLAGSERQTKTGATGERLKEATKINLSLSALGNVISALVDGKAKHIPYRDSKLTRLLQDSLGGNTKTLMIACISPSDRDYIETLSTLRYANRAKNISNKPKVNEDPKDTILRQYQEEIERLKSLLGDQKPQNYLEIEDLTNEPVEEKLDEKRDQLLKEYQEEMRKLKSLHETEKTEKENVLKQIENIREEYERNIQQLNEEKASKACSQEEIVKRIEVLKAAMIGGEKAGDKELSERRKRKKQEAEKRASVIAHLLAKIDQNEDRELLQNQYKDISQELNLKTEALRRYRHKVKLLEKEIGDIQGEFEAERQDYLETIRKQEKNLKLLSQISEKLSGTLKKDCNYSDLEAIKEQAIWLDDSQKYKLPDVIFPRTKLPPPGRVLDIQTAPGRLQYDSFDEEGKKSTEPNNDLIENYFQPTTKRANELLNQSSKINASTVFNKWRDYAKRNRSTENLTQVLTPPGTSKNLNNSYSGLNNLWLNGTSSINPDTNYRRPFRLEALPNIATRPRLGKLNKLEFL is encoded by the exons ATGGCAGAAAACGTGCGAGTGATTGTGAGATGTCGGCCCATGAACAAAAAGGAACAGGAGCTCAATTGCAAA TGCGTGGTGCGCATGAACGATTGCGTGGTGGAAACGTGGGACCCAAACGAAGGACCATCGTTCCCCAAGACGTTCACCTTCGACTCGACCTACGACCAAGACTCGAGCACCGAGAACATCTACAACGACATTTGTTACCCCCTAATagaa AGTGTTTTGGAGGGTTACAACGCAACTATTTTCGTGTATGGTCAAACTGGCTGCGGCAAATCCTTCACCATGGAAGGCTTAAAGAACGGCAGTCAGAAAGGGGTGATTTCACGAACGTTCGACCACATTTTCGAAGCAATCGCCGTCACTACAGGCGTCAAATACTTGGCTTTGGTCAGCTATTTGGAAATCTACAATGAGCAGATCAGGGATTTGCTGCAACCAAGTGAGAAAATTACGAATTCCAACTCCTTAAACCTCAAAGAAACCCCCAACGAAGGAGTAACTGTTCCTG gtTTGACGTCTCACCCCGTTCACAACGCAAGTGAATGTGAGAACTTCCTAAACATGGGGTCAAAAAATCGCATGATAGGGGCCACACTGATGAACCAAAACAGTTCAAGGTCCCATAGTATATTCACCATTAGCATAGAACAACTCTCCAACGTCAACAACAACGAAAGCATCCGCAAGGGTAAATTAAACCTAGTTGACTTGGCTGGAAGCGAAAGACAAACTAAAACTGGGGCGACAGGCGAAAGACTGAAGGAGGCGACTAAGATTAATTTAAGTCTGAGTGCTTTGGGCAACGTTATTTCAGCCTTAGTCGATGGAAAGGCCAAACATATTCCATATCGGGACTCCAAGCTCACCAGACTGTTACAG gATTCCCTGGGGGGCAACACGAAAACGTTGATGATAGCCTGCATCAGCCCCTCAGACAGGGACTACATAGAAACCCTGTCGACCTTACGTTACGCCAACAGGGCGAAAAACATAAGCAACAAACCTAAAGTGAACGAAGACCCAAAGGACACAATCCTGAGGCAATACCAGGAAGAAATAGAACGACTAAAAAGCCTTTTGGGCGACCAAAAGCCTCAAAACTATCTGGAAATCGAAGACCTAACCAATGAGCCGGTTGAAGAAAAGCTGGATGAAAAGCGTGACCAGCTGTTAAAAGAATACCAGGAGGAGATGAGGAAGCTGAAGAGCCTGCACGAGActgaaaaaactgaaaaagagAACGTGTTAAAGCAAATCGAGAACATACGCGAGGAGTACGAGAGGAACATCCAACAGCTGAACGAAGAGAAGGCCAGCAAGGCGTGTTCGCAGGAGGAAATCGTGAAGAGGATCGAGGTGTTGAAGGCGGCGATGATTGGAGGGGAAAAGGCTGGCGACAAGGAACTGTCGGAGCGGAGGAAACGCAAGAAACAGGAGGCGGAGAAGAGGGCGAGCGTGATTGCCCACCTGCTGGCCAAAATCGACCAGAACGAGGACAGGGAGCTGCTCCAGAATCAGTACAAGGACATCAGTCAGGAGCTGAACCTCAAAACTGAGGCGTTGAGGAGGTATCGGCACAAAGTCAAGCTGTTGGAGAAGGAAATCGGCGACATTCAGGGGGAGTTTGAGGCGGAACGACAGGATTATTTGGAGACGATCAGGAAGCAGGAAAAAAATCTGAAGTTGCTATCGCAAATTTCTGAAAAACTTTCTGGTACTTTGAAAAAAGACTGCAACTATAG tgatTTAGAAGCAATAAAGGAACAAGCAATTTGGTTGGATGACTCGCAGAAGTACAAGTTACCAGATGTGATTTTTCCAAGAACTAAACTACCACCACCAG GTAGAGTACTAGATATTCAGACAGCACCAGGTCGTTTACAGTACGACTCTTTCGATGAGGAAGGAAAG AAATCGACCGAACCCAACAATGATCTGATCGAGAACTACTTTCAACCCACCACCAAACGTGCCAACGAACTCCTCAACCAATCGTCCAAAATCAACGCCTCGACCGTCTTCAACAAGTGGCGGG ATTACGCCAAAAGGAACAGGAGCACCGAAAACTTGACGCAAGTCCTGACACCGCCCGGCACTTCCAAAAACCTGAACAACAGCTACTCAGGCCTCAACAATCTTTGGTTGAATG GTACTTCTTCGATAAACCCGGACACGAACTACCGTAGACCTTTTCGACTGGAAGCTCTGCCAAACATTGCGACCCGTCCCCGACTGGGGAAGCTGAACAAGCTCGAGTTTCTATAG